One window of Gilliamella sp. B3022 genomic DNA carries:
- the treB gene encoding PTS trehalose transporter subunit IIBC: MAKDSKISTESITQLVDLIGGKENIASVTHCLTRLRFALIDPNIANVDAIQALPFVKGCFNNAGQFQVIIGTNVDSYYKTLTQQLNLDEASKEQTKAAAKKNMSFFEQLIANLAEIFVPLLPALIAGGLLLGLRNIIGEMPTIDDKPLIQTYHWLEPIYNILWLPCEAIFHFLPVAICWSTVKKMGGSPVLGLVLGITLVSPQLMNAYDLGSKIPEVWDFGWSSIEKVGYQAQVIPSIFAGLALGWIETRLRKIVPDYLTLVIVPIVALLASVFLAHFLLGPFGRMLGNGIATVVKYLMTGDYAFIGSAIFGFFYSPLVITGIHHTTLAIDMQMTESMGGTPLWPIIALSNIAQASAVVGIILVSKKHNEREVSVPAAISAYLGVTEPAMYGINLRYKFPMLCAMIGAALAGLICGLFGVLSNGIGVGGLPGILSIKSVYWSIYALAMIVAIVVPIVLTATVYKIKLKQGTLDIR, encoded by the coding sequence ATGGCTAAAGATTCAAAAATATCAACCGAATCAATAACGCAACTGGTCGATTTGATTGGTGGGAAAGAAAATATTGCCAGTGTTACCCACTGCTTAACCAGATTAAGATTTGCGTTGATCGATCCCAACATCGCCAATGTTGATGCCATACAAGCCCTTCCTTTTGTCAAAGGTTGTTTTAACAACGCCGGGCAATTTCAAGTTATCATTGGGACGAATGTTGATAGCTATTACAAAACTTTAACCCAACAATTAAATTTGGACGAAGCAAGCAAAGAACAGACCAAAGCCGCTGCTAAGAAAAATATGTCTTTCTTTGAACAACTTATTGCCAATTTGGCCGAAATTTTTGTGCCATTATTACCGGCTTTAATTGCCGGAGGTCTATTACTTGGTTTACGTAATATCATCGGTGAAATGCCAACTATTGATGATAAACCACTGATTCAAACTTACCATTGGTTAGAACCTATCTATAATATTCTTTGGCTACCTTGTGAAGCGATTTTCCACTTTTTACCGGTTGCTATTTGCTGGTCTACGGTGAAAAAAATGGGTGGTTCGCCAGTATTAGGTCTTGTACTGGGTATTACTTTAGTTTCACCACAACTAATGAACGCTTATGACCTTGGAAGCAAAATACCGGAAGTCTGGGATTTTGGTTGGTCTAGTATCGAAAAAGTTGGCTATCAAGCACAAGTGATCCCATCCATTTTTGCAGGTTTAGCACTAGGGTGGATCGAAACACGATTACGCAAAATTGTGCCTGACTACTTAACGCTAGTAATTGTGCCGATTGTTGCGCTGCTAGCATCAGTATTTTTAGCTCACTTTTTATTGGGACCATTTGGACGAATGTTAGGTAACGGTATTGCTACGGTTGTTAAATATTTAATGACCGGCGATTATGCTTTTATTGGTTCAGCTATTTTTGGATTTTTCTATTCACCGCTGGTCATTACCGGTATTCACCATACTACACTCGCTATCGACATGCAGATGACCGAAAGTATGGGCGGCACTCCGCTTTGGCCAATTATTGCTTTATCTAATATTGCCCAAGCATCCGCGGTAGTGGGTATTATATTAGTAAGTAAAAAACATAATGAGCGGGAAGTCTCGGTTCCAGCTGCCATCTCGGCTTATTTAGGTGTAACTGAACCGGCAATGTACGGCATCAATTTACGCTATAAATTCCCAATGCTATGTGCCATGATCGGTGCAGCTTTAGCTGGATTAATTTGTGGTTTATTTGGCGTTTTATCTAATGGTATCGGTGTCGGTGGTTTGCCGGGCATATTATCGATTAAATCGGTATATTGGTCGATTTATGCCTTAGCAATGATTGTGGCGATTGTTGTACCGATCGTTTTAACGGCTACCGTTTATAAAATAAAGCTTAAACAAGGTACGTTAGATATTCGCTAA
- the treR gene encoding trehalose operon repressor TreR, with protein sequence MSALSNHLTIKDIAKLSGVSKSTVSRVINHDPMVKETTRNKVMTIIEQYQFIPSKSARAMRGYGNKVIGIIVTRLDSMSENQAVRAILPILYQHGYDPIILESQFSVNKVHEHLTILKEKQADGVIVFAFTGLEHSLLSFWQNKSVIIARSFQEYTCICYDDIGAVTTLLKYLHQSRKHQNIGFIGIDQQDQTTGALRYQAYMDYCHKHQISTNAYLGNLSYRSGYELAESILSHSPTAIVCATDAIALGLNKYLQQNQLEHIVVASIGNSELLNFLFPDTLSVELGFDKAGTYAAQALLSMLQNTVSFKTTTVPCKLMI encoded by the coding sequence ATGAGTGCGTTGTCTAACCATCTAACCATTAAAGACATTGCTAAATTAAGCGGTGTGAGCAAATCGACCGTTTCACGGGTAATTAATCATGATCCAATGGTGAAAGAAACCACCCGTAATAAAGTGATGACAATCATTGAACAGTATCAATTTATCCCTTCTAAGTCAGCAAGAGCAATGCGTGGTTATGGAAATAAAGTGATAGGTATTATTGTCACTCGTCTTGATTCGATGTCTGAAAATCAAGCAGTGCGCGCTATACTGCCAATTTTATACCAGCATGGTTACGATCCTATCATCCTTGAAAGCCAGTTTAGTGTTAATAAAGTCCACGAACATTTAACCATATTGAAAGAAAAGCAAGCAGATGGTGTGATTGTGTTTGCTTTCACTGGGTTAGAACACTCATTATTATCATTTTGGCAAAATAAAAGTGTGATAATCGCCAGATCATTTCAGGAATATACTTGCATTTGCTACGATGACATTGGTGCAGTCACAACCTTACTGAAATATTTACATCAATCAAGAAAACATCAAAATATTGGCTTTATTGGTATTGATCAACAAGACCAAACAACAGGTGCATTACGCTATCAAGCCTATATGGATTATTGCCACAAACATCAAATCAGTACAAATGCTTACTTAGGCAATTTGAGTTATCGTTCAGGTTATGAACTTGCTGAATCAATTTTATCACACTCGCCAACAGCAATCGTTTGTGCGACTGACGCCATCGCTTTAGGATTAAACAAATATTTACAGCAGAATCAATTAGAACATATTGTGGTCGCGAGCATTGGCAACAGTGAGTTACTTAATTTTTTGTTCCCTGATACGCTTTCAGTTGAGCTTGGGTTTGATAAAGCCGGTACCTATGCCGCCCAAGCATTACTCAGCATGTTACAAAATACCGTTTCATTTAAAACCACTACCGTACCTTGTAAATTAATGATTTAA
- a CDS encoding winged helix-turn-helix transcriptional regulator has protein sequence MLLNENLPPCPVEITLMLMGDKWKVLIVRDLLTGTKRFGELKKSLNGISQKVLTSHLRIMEKNGLITRKVYAQVPPKVEYTLTEVGQSLKQVHDAMLAWGKTYQKLISNSE, from the coding sequence ATGTTATTAAATGAAAATTTGCCTCCTTGTCCTGTTGAAATCACATTAATGTTAATGGGTGATAAATGGAAAGTATTAATAGTGCGTGATTTACTGACTGGAACCAAACGTTTTGGCGAATTAAAAAAATCCCTAAATGGCATCTCACAAAAAGTCCTCACTTCTCATTTACGCATTATGGAAAAAAATGGCTTAATCACCCGCAAAGTTTATGCACAAGTACCACCAAAAGTTGAATATACCTTAACCGAAGTTGGACAAAGTTTAAAACAAGTGCATGATGCGATGTTAGCGTGGGGAAAAACTTATCAAAAATTAATATCAAACAGTGAATGA
- a CDS encoding NAD(P)-dependent oxidoreductase produces MKIAVIGANGKSGSLIVKEALNRGHAVTAIVRRADAKVDPKADVLVKDLFELTYDDLRPFDVIVDAFATWTLESLPLHQTSLKHLTDILMDKPNRLLVVGGAGSLYVNPEHSIRLVDTPQFPEEFKPLANNMAKALDALKKCNNVNWTYLSPAIEFIADGPRTGHYTTGGEQFMINSQGKSQISYADYAIAMVDEAENAKHIQQRFTVVAQ; encoded by the coding sequence ATGAAAATAGCTGTAATTGGTGCAAATGGTAAATCAGGCTCATTAATTGTTAAAGAAGCACTTAACCGTGGTCATGCCGTCACGGCAATTGTCCGTAGAGCTGATGCTAAAGTTGATCCTAAAGCTGACGTATTGGTTAAAGATCTTTTTGAGTTAACTTATGATGATTTAAGACCTTTTGATGTTATTGTTGATGCATTTGCCACCTGGACACTCGAGTCACTGCCTTTACATCAAACAAGTTTAAAACATCTTACGGATATTTTGATGGATAAACCTAATCGATTATTAGTTGTTGGTGGTGCAGGTAGTTTATATGTCAATCCAGAACATTCTATTCGTTTAGTTGATACTCCCCAATTCCCTGAAGAGTTTAAACCATTAGCAAATAATATGGCAAAAGCGTTAGATGCACTCAAAAAATGTAACAATGTGAACTGGACATACTTAAGCCCTGCTATTGAGTTTATTGCTGATGGTCCAAGAACAGGTCATTATACCACTGGTGGTGAGCAGTTTATGATTAATAGTCAAGGCAAAAGCCAAATTAGCTATGCTGATTATGCTATTGCTATGGTTGATGAAGCTGAAAATGCTAAACATATTCAGCAACGTTTCACAGTTGTTGCTCAATAG
- the allB gene encoding allantoinase AllB — protein sequence MQYDLIIKNGLVILESGEVYTDIAIKNGRIAAIGLDLEQAIKTIDAQGLVVSPGMVDVHVHISEPGGVRHEWEGYVTGTKACAKGGVTTFVEMPLNQLPATTSAETLHQKYAAGQGKLYVDVASYGGLVPYNLTNNGIAEQVEEGVAAFKCFMATCGDPNLEGDFANVNDYALWEGMRQIAKTGKVLAIHAENAAITDILGQQAKARGESKLSQYVATRPAFTEVEAIRRAIFFAKQTGCPIHICHVACPEGVEEVIKARQEGINVTCETCIHYLYFTTDQLDAIGPIAKCSPPIRDQQAQEGLWKYLFAGHIITAVSDHSPCTYDLKNKDNAFDAWGGISGVQNNVDIFFDEAVQKRGMSLKQFADIIAKNPAERYNLPTKGAIQVGKDADIIFIKPRSCYVLKAQNLEYRNQFSPYVGRQIGAQVVQTLLRGETIYQIDSGIDSTPRGTFIRC from the coding sequence ATGCAATACGATCTGATCATAAAAAATGGTCTTGTTATTCTCGAATCGGGTGAAGTCTATACCGATATTGCAATAAAAAATGGCAGAATTGCGGCTATTGGCTTGGATTTGGAGCAAGCTATTAAGACTATTGATGCTCAAGGCTTAGTTGTCAGCCCAGGTATGGTTGATGTTCATGTGCATATTAGTGAGCCTGGCGGTGTTCGTCATGAGTGGGAAGGCTATGTGACTGGAACAAAAGCATGTGCAAAAGGGGGCGTAACAACCTTTGTTGAAATGCCTCTTAATCAACTTCCTGCCACTACCAGTGCTGAAACTCTTCATCAAAAATACGCTGCTGGTCAAGGAAAACTTTATGTCGATGTTGCTTCCTATGGGGGATTAGTTCCTTATAACTTAACCAATAATGGTATTGCAGAACAAGTCGAAGAAGGTGTTGCGGCATTTAAATGTTTTATGGCAACTTGTGGGGATCCAAATCTTGAAGGTGATTTTGCTAATGTGAATGATTATGCATTGTGGGAAGGAATGCGCCAAATTGCTAAAACCGGTAAAGTGCTAGCTATCCATGCAGAAAATGCCGCAATTACTGATATTTTAGGGCAACAAGCTAAAGCACGAGGCGAAAGTAAATTATCACAATATGTAGCAACCCGTCCGGCATTTACTGAAGTTGAAGCAATTCGTCGAGCAATCTTTTTCGCTAAACAAACTGGGTGCCCGATTCATATATGCCATGTCGCTTGTCCAGAAGGAGTTGAAGAGGTTATCAAAGCACGCCAAGAAGGCATTAATGTGACGTGCGAAACCTGTATCCATTACCTCTATTTTACTACAGACCAATTGGATGCTATTGGACCAATTGCAAAATGTTCACCACCAATCCGCGATCAGCAAGCTCAAGAAGGATTATGGAAATACCTCTTTGCAGGACACATTATTACCGCCGTATCCGATCATTCACCTTGTACCTATGATTTAAAAAATAAAGACAATGCTTTTGATGCTTGGGGCGGCATTTCTGGTGTTCAAAATAATGTGGATATATTTTTTGATGAAGCGGTACAAAAACGGGGTATGTCATTAAAGCAATTTGCCGATATTATCGCAAAAAATCCTGCCGAAAGATACAACTTACCAACCAAAGGCGCCATTCAAGTTGGTAAAGATGCTGACATTATTTTTATAAAACCTCGTTCATGCTATGTATTAAAAGCTCAAAATCTTGAATATCGCAATCAATTTAGTCCTTATGTGGGTAGGCAAATTGGTGCACAAGTCGTACAAACATTGTTACGAGGAGAAACCATTTATCAGATTGATTCTGGTATTGATTCAACACCAAGAGGAACCTTTATTCGCTGTTAA